In the genome of Xanthobacteraceae bacterium, one region contains:
- a CDS encoding zinc ABC transporter substrate-binding protein: MRSIFKAFGLFAGVLAALTAIAGPSEAQQKPLRVVATVSMLADAVRAVGGARVEVTSLLGEGVDPHTYRPTRADIARLSSADLVIANGLHLEAQLDPTLKTLQRSRPLLFAAEAIPETLLHSDQEYKERKDPHVWMDPKLWVRVVEAIRDKLVERDPSGRAVYEAGAKNYIAELNRLDDYARKILATVPKEARVLVTAHDAFGYFGSAYGFEVEGIQGLSTESEAGLKRIEALVALLASRKIRAVFVESSVPERNVRALVEGAHARGHKVEVGGELYSDALGAPGTYEGTLIGMLDHNVTLIARALGGAVPPRGMNGKLKTGS; the protein is encoded by the coding sequence ATGCGCTCGATTTTCAAGGCTTTCGGGCTGTTCGCAGGCGTTCTTGCTGCCCTGACAGCGATTGCCGGCCCGTCAGAGGCCCAGCAGAAGCCGCTCAGGGTGGTGGCCACGGTTTCCATGCTGGCGGACGCCGTTCGCGCCGTTGGCGGCGCCCGTGTCGAGGTCACCAGCCTGCTCGGCGAAGGCGTCGACCCGCACACTTATCGCCCGACGCGCGCGGACATCGCCCGCCTCTCCTCTGCCGATCTCGTAATTGCCAACGGACTTCATCTGGAGGCGCAACTCGACCCTACGCTGAAGACGTTGCAGCGCAGCCGCCCGCTCCTGTTCGCGGCCGAAGCAATCCCCGAAACCCTGCTTCACTCCGATCAGGAATATAAGGAGCGGAAGGACCCGCACGTCTGGATGGACCCGAAGCTCTGGGTCCGCGTGGTGGAAGCGATCCGCGACAAGCTGGTCGAGCGCGATCCCTCCGGCCGCGCCGTCTACGAAGCGGGCGCTAAAAACTATATCGCCGAACTGAACAGGCTCGACGATTACGCGCGCAAGATCCTCGCCACGGTGCCGAAAGAAGCGCGTGTCCTCGTCACCGCGCATGATGCCTTCGGCTACTTCGGCAGCGCGTATGGGTTCGAGGTCGAGGGTATCCAGGGTCTTTCGACCGAGAGCGAAGCAGGCCTAAAGCGCATCGAGGCGCTGGTCGCCCTGCTCGCTTCCCGCAAGATCCGCGCGGTGTTCGTCGAAAGCTCGGTGCCGGAGCGCAACGTGCGTGCCCTTGTCGAAGGCGCACATGCGCGCGGCCACAAGGTCGAGGTCGGCGGCGAACTCTATTCCGATGCGCTAGGCGCGCCCGGCACCTATGAGGGCACGCTGATCGGCATGCTCGACCACAACGTCACGTTGATCGCGCGCGCTCTCGGCGGCGCAGTGCCGCCGCGCGGCATGAACGGCAAGCTGAAAACCGGAAGCTGA
- a CDS encoding amphi-Trp domain-containing protein: MTDRKRDIEKDYPLDQFVEKLRRLADAIEAGERFEIQIAGERIYVPVRATFNIEHERGGGVEEIEFQIRWTDK, from the coding sequence ATGACCGACCGCAAACGCGATATCGAAAAGGATTATCCGCTGGATCAGTTCGTCGAGAAGCTGCGCCGTCTAGCCGACGCGATCGAGGCGGGCGAACGCTTCGAAATCCAGATCGCAGGCGAGCGCATCTATGTGCCGGTACGTGCCACTTTCAATATCGAACATGAGCGCGGTGGCGGCGTAGAGGAAATCGAATTCCAGATCAGGTGGACTGACAAGTAA
- a CDS encoding MliC family protein, with translation MRRVAWVIIGAWALSVGPALAEADGPDYFKVVNIRKDDNLNVRNRPNADARIVGKIPKDADGLKNLGCRGGLSAKQFEKASEKRKKAAERTRWCRISYEDITGWVAARYLAEGTGPDEKPKAEPKQEPVTPPPPAPPPAAKIEPSFDCEKAEKNVEKLICGDGALAALDREIARLDKLVTDALNATPAFGEVLDARDRWLTQRSTCFDAECVADISVRRIHRLRERQATLRKDEGEGISVGPIAARCEGLATPLSVTFVNAGDGYVYAEWDDERRVLKRTPAASGTRYEANGIVFWAKGEMAMLTLPGRGEVSCNLRPGG, from the coding sequence ATGCGGCGTGTTGCGTGGGTAATCATCGGGGCGTGGGCTTTGTCGGTGGGGCCGGCGCTGGCGGAAGCGGACGGGCCGGATTATTTCAAGGTTGTCAACATCCGAAAGGACGACAACCTCAACGTCCGTAACCGCCCGAACGCCGATGCTCGCATCGTCGGCAAGATCCCGAAGGATGCCGACGGGCTGAAGAACCTCGGCTGCCGTGGCGGGTTGAGCGCGAAGCAATTCGAGAAGGCGAGCGAGAAGCGCAAGAAGGCCGCCGAACGCACGCGCTGGTGCCGGATTTCCTACGAGGACATCACCGGCTGGGTGGCTGCGCGCTATCTCGCGGAAGGCACCGGACCTGACGAGAAACCGAAAGCCGAGCCGAAGCAGGAACCGGTAACGCCGCCTCCGCCCGCGCCTCCGCCTGCCGCGAAGATCGAGCCGAGCTTCGACTGCGAGAAGGCGGAAAAGAACGTCGAGAAGCTGATCTGCGGTGACGGCGCGCTTGCCGCGCTTGATCGCGAGATCGCGCGTCTAGACAAGCTCGTCACCGATGCGCTGAACGCGACGCCTGCCTTCGGCGAAGTGCTGGACGCGCGCGACCGCTGGCTGACCCAGCGCTCGACCTGCTTCGACGCAGAATGCGTGGCGGATATTTCCGTGCGGCGGATCCATCGGCTTCGCGAACGGCAGGCCACGCTGCGCAAGGACGAAGGCGAGGGCATCAGCGTTGGCCCGATCGCGGCGCGCTGCGAGGGGCTGGCCACTCCGCTCAGCGTCACCTTCGTCAACGCGGGCGACGGCTATGTCTATGCGGAATGGGACGACGAGCGCCGCGTGCTGAAGCGCACGCCTGCGGCATCCGGCACGCGCTACGAAGCAAACGGCATCGTGTTCTGGGCGAAAGGCGAAATGGCAATGCTGACGCTGCCGGGGCGTGGCGAGGTGAGCTGCAACCTGCGGCCGGGCGGTTAG
- a CDS encoding metal ABC transporter ATP-binding protein — MLARVQSGGVSSAGMAIPPVSVRDLSVNYGGRAALKNVSWDAPQSGLVAIVGPNGAGKSTLLKAVLGLVPKAQGSAAFFGQPVEAQRGNIAYVPQRASVDWDFPATAADVVAMGLYRRIGWLMPVRAKHRAKAREHLETVRLGEYAGRQIGALSGGQQQRVFLARAMAQDAKLFLLDEPFAGVDAVTEGVMTDVFRKLRERGALVVCVHHDLGNVPQIFDHVLLLNREVIASGPVASAFTPETVARAYGVPLSLESNG; from the coding sequence ATGCTGGCGCGTGTGCAATCCGGCGGCGTATCGTCGGCGGGAATGGCGATTCCCCCGGTTTCCGTGCGCGATCTCTCCGTCAATTACGGCGGACGCGCCGCGTTGAAAAATGTTTCATGGGACGCACCGCAAAGCGGGCTGGTCGCGATCGTCGGCCCGAACGGCGCAGGCAAATCGACTTTGCTGAAAGCGGTCCTCGGCCTTGTGCCGAAGGCGCAAGGCTCCGCCGCTTTCTTCGGCCAGCCGGTCGAGGCGCAGCGCGGCAACATCGCCTATGTGCCGCAACGCGCGAGCGTGGACTGGGATTTCCCCGCGACTGCCGCCGACGTGGTTGCAATGGGTCTTTATCGCCGCATTGGCTGGCTCATGCCTGTTCGAGCGAAGCATCGCGCGAAAGCGCGCGAGCATCTCGAAACGGTGCGGCTCGGCGAATACGCCGGTCGCCAGATCGGCGCGCTATCGGGCGGACAACAGCAGCGCGTGTTCCTCGCCCGCGCAATGGCGCAGGACGCGAAACTCTTTCTGCTGGACGAACCCTTCGCCGGCGTCGACGCCGTGACCGAGGGCGTGATGACGGACGTATTCCGTAAACTACGCGAGCGCGGTGCGCTGGTCGTCTGCGTACATCACGATCTCGGCAACGTGCCGCAGATCTTCGATCATGTGCTGCTGCTCAACCGTGAGGTGATCGCGAGCGGCCCGGTCGCAAGCGCCTTCACGCCGGAAACGGTCGCACGCGCCTACGGCGTTCCGCTCTCGCTCGAAAGCAATGGCTGA
- a CDS encoding redoxin domain-containing protein yields MKKWIAGAAIALAFTASPALASPDVNKAAPEFTAITADGKTIDLKSLRGKIVVLEWTNHECPYVRMHYNADNMQTLQREAKTAGQPQIVWLQVISSQPGKQGYLDGASAIKVNTERKAVPANTILDPQGKLGQLYGAQTTPHMYIIDAEGKLVYKGGIDSIPSSRPDSLPKAVNYVRESLQAIAANKPVPNPSTRAYGCTIHYGS; encoded by the coding sequence ATGAAAAAATGGATTGCAGGTGCAGCCATCGCGCTCGCCTTCACCGCCAGCCCGGCGCTGGCGTCACCCGACGTCAACAAAGCCGCGCCGGAATTCACCGCGATCACCGCCGACGGCAAGACGATCGATCTCAAGTCGCTCCGCGGCAAGATCGTCGTGCTGGAGTGGACCAACCATGAATGTCCGTATGTGCGGATGCACTACAATGCAGACAACATGCAGACGCTGCAACGTGAAGCAAAGACCGCAGGCCAGCCGCAGATCGTGTGGTTGCAGGTGATCTCGTCGCAGCCCGGCAAGCAGGGCTATCTCGATGGCGCATCGGCGATCAAAGTGAATACGGAGCGCAAGGCCGTTCCTGCCAACACCATCCTCGATCCGCAGGGCAAACTCGGACAGCTCTACGGCGCGCAGACTACGCCGCACATGTACATCATCGATGCGGAAGGAAAGCTCGTTTACAAGGGCGGCATCGACAGCATTCCCTCTTCGCGCCCCGATAGCCTGCCGAAAGCCGTGAACTACGTTCGCGAGTCCCTGCAAGCCATCGCCGCCAACAAGCCGGTGCCGAACCCCAGCACCCGCGCCTACGGCTGCACGATCCACTACGGCTCGTAA
- a CDS encoding metal ABC transporter permease, whose protein sequence is MMTFFQIDFPALLTGTLAAVTCALIGNFLVLTRQSMLGDAMGHVVLPGIVIAFVIAGTTATWVMLGGAFAAALVSAMLVEFLRRIAGVDPSAALGAVFTAMFALGVLLLEQTGIARTSFDVHHILFGNIEAAIWPAATGFQSLFDVAALRELPPEVFRLAGGLIVIALVIGILFKELRLTSFDPVFASTIGVSPRVFGAIVVSLSALAAVLSLSSVGVILLVAMMVCPPAAARMLTDDLRTQVLLSVVFALLSGISGYAAAVLLPQLFGQDISLGAAGTIAVVAGLIQLCAMLFGAKRGSPRVA, encoded by the coding sequence ATGATGACCTTCTTCCAGATCGACTTCCCTGCGCTGCTGACCGGCACGCTTGCCGCCGTCACCTGCGCGCTGATCGGAAACTTTCTGGTGCTGACGCGGCAGAGCATGCTGGGCGATGCAATGGGTCATGTCGTGCTGCCCGGGATCGTGATTGCTTTCGTGATTGCGGGCACGACCGCGACCTGGGTGATGCTGGGCGGCGCATTCGCGGCCGCGCTGGTCTCGGCGATGCTGGTGGAATTTCTGCGCCGTATCGCGGGCGTCGATCCATCCGCCGCGCTTGGCGCGGTCTTTACCGCGATGTTCGCGCTTGGCGTATTGCTGCTCGAACAGACCGGAATCGCGCGCACATCCTTCGACGTGCATCATATCCTGTTCGGCAATATCGAAGCCGCGATCTGGCCCGCCGCGACGGGCTTTCAAAGCCTGTTCGACGTGGCGGCATTGCGCGAGCTGCCGCCGGAAGTATTCCGCCTTGCCGGCGGCCTCATCGTGATCGCGCTGGTGATCGGGATTCTGTTCAAGGAACTGCGCCTCACCAGCTTCGATCCGGTATTCGCCTCCACCATCGGCGTCTCGCCGCGCGTGTTCGGCGCAATCGTCGTTTCGCTTTCCGCGCTGGCCGCCGTGCTGTCGCTGTCCTCGGTCGGCGTGATCCTGCTGGTCGCGATGATGGTCTGTCCCCCCGCCGCCGCGCGGATGCTGACCGACGACCTGCGCACGCAGGTTCTTCTCTCCGTCGTATTCGCCCTGCTCAGCGGGATCTCCGGCTACGCGGCAGCCGTGTTGCTCCCGCAACTGTTCGGGCAGGATATATCGCTAGGCGCGGCGGGCACCATT
- a CDS encoding thioredoxin family protein produces the protein MKSSRLTFLLAVAMFAAAAGPSHATETVTTKHVTARIVADVRAVEPGGTFTIGINQKIIPRWHTYWINPGDSGLATSIAWTLPEGAKVGEIEWPAPKKINIAHLANYGYENEVTLLTKITVPENVRAGGTFPVKAVVDWLVCEEICIPEQVTLELNLPVVARGMSAGISERSIEAARNSLPEDVSWTFEAKAANGKLLFAFTPQGIAPEQINNPFFFASEWGVSEHAAPQPVSVENGKLTMAIKPSQTKLPPQLRGVLVFEDRSAGTPLLRAVNVNTGIDGAIAPTTPLGMMTMSEIGFFTALLFALLGGIILNLMPCVFPVLSLKILWLVNHSRASAHQRRLQGWSYTAGVLACFGAFAAIVLAFKAGGAQLGWGFQFQSPLFVLLLAYVMFAVGLTQSGLLTFGTSLTRLGFAGTKGGYAESFLTGALAAVVATPCTAPFMGAALGFAVAQPAPILLSIFLALGFGLALPYLVLCYWPALLRFLPKPGVWMERFKQFLAFPMYAVAVWLVWVLAQQAGANAVAAALGGMVLIAFGAWLLSSHTRLKFWRRVNASLAAIAIVFAVGIGAMAAMDPQPVQQANNPNARYQAFTPAKLDELRASGRPVFVNLTAAWCLTCIVNERIALDRAEVMTAFENNNIAYLKGDWTHRDPAITELLTKFGRSGVPLYVFYPAGANSTPVVLPQILTTDIVLREIGSRINQASTNQPTLGERR, from the coding sequence ATGAAATCTTCCCGCCTGACCTTTCTTCTGGCCGTTGCGATGTTTGCGGCCGCCGCTGGTCCGTCCCATGCCACCGAGACGGTCACCACCAAACATGTCACGGCGCGGATCGTCGCCGATGTGCGCGCGGTCGAGCCGGGCGGCACCTTCACCATCGGCATCAACCAGAAGATTATTCCGCGCTGGCATACCTACTGGATCAATCCGGGCGACTCCGGCCTCGCAACTTCGATCGCATGGACGCTGCCGGAAGGCGCGAAGGTGGGCGAAATCGAATGGCCCGCGCCGAAGAAAATCAACATCGCGCACCTCGCCAACTATGGCTACGAGAACGAAGTCACGCTGCTGACCAAAATCACCGTGCCGGAGAATGTCCGTGCCGGCGGCACCTTCCCCGTGAAGGCGGTGGTCGACTGGCTGGTCTGCGAGGAAATCTGCATTCCCGAACAGGTGACGCTGGAGCTGAACCTGCCTGTAGTCGCGCGCGGCATGTCGGCGGGCATCAGCGAGCGCAGCATCGAGGCGGCGCGTAACAGCCTTCCCGAAGATGTGTCGTGGACTTTCGAGGCGAAGGCTGCGAACGGCAAGCTGTTGTTCGCCTTCACGCCGCAGGGAATCGCGCCGGAACAGATCAACAATCCGTTCTTCTTCGCATCCGAATGGGGCGTGTCCGAACACGCAGCGCCGCAACCGGTCAGCGTGGAGAACGGCAAACTGACGATGGCGATCAAGCCGTCACAGACCAAGCTGCCGCCGCAACTGCGCGGCGTGCTGGTATTCGAAGATCGCTCCGCCGGGACGCCGCTATTGCGCGCCGTTAACGTGAATACCGGGATCGACGGAGCAATCGCGCCGACCACGCCGCTCGGCATGATGACCATGTCGGAGATCGGCTTCTTCACCGCGCTTCTATTCGCATTGCTCGGCGGCATCATTCTCAACCTGATGCCCTGCGTCTTCCCGGTGCTCTCGCTGAAAATCCTCTGGCTGGTGAACCACTCGCGCGCGAGCGCGCACCAGCGCCGCTTGCAAGGCTGGAGCTATACGGCAGGCGTACTCGCCTGTTTCGGTGCATTCGCCGCGATCGTGCTCGCGTTCAAGGCGGGCGGCGCGCAACTCGGCTGGGGTTTCCAGTTTCAGTCGCCGCTGTTCGTGCTGTTGCTCGCCTACGTCATGTTCGCCGTGGGCCTGACTCAATCCGGTCTGCTCACCTTCGGCACGTCACTGACAAGGCTCGGCTTCGCAGGCACGAAGGGCGGCTATGCGGAAAGCTTCCTGACCGGTGCGCTTGCGGCCGTGGTCGCAACACCCTGCACCGCACCGTTCATGGGTGCCGCGCTTGGCTTCGCAGTCGCGCAGCCCGCGCCGATCCTGCTCTCGATCTTCCTCGCGCTCGGCTTCGGTCTGGCGCTCCCTTACCTCGTGCTCTGCTATTGGCCCGCACTGCTGCGCTTCCTCCCGAAGCCCGGCGTCTGGATGGAGCGTTTCAAGCAGTTCCTCGCCTTCCCGATGTATGCGGTCGCGGTCTGGCTGGTCTGGGTACTGGCGCAACAGGCCGGCGCGAACGCGGTGGCTGCCGCGCTCGGCGGCATGGTGCTGATCGCCTTCGGCGCGTGGCTGCTTTCCTCGCATACGCGCCTGAAGTTCTGGCGGCGCGTGAATGCTTCGCTTGCAGCTATCGCAATCGTCTTCGCCGTCGGCATCGGCGCCATGGCCGCGATGGATCCGCAGCCTGTACAGCAGGCGAACAATCCGAACGCACGCTATCAGGCCTTCACCCCGGCGAAGCTCGACGAGTTGCGCGCAAGCGGCCGCCCGGTCTTCGTCAACCTCACCGCGGCATGGTGCCTGACCTGCATCGTCAACGAGCGCATCGCACTCGACCGCGCGGAAGTAATGACCGCATTCGAGAACAACAACATCGCCTATCTGAAAGGCGACTGGACGCACCGCGATCCCGCGATCACCGAACTGCTTACGAAGTTCGGCCGGAGCGGCGTGCCGCTTTACGTTTTCTATCCGGCGGGAGCGAATTCCACTCCTGTCGTCCTGCCGCAAATCCTTACGACCGACATCGTACTGCGTGAAATCGGAAGCCGGATCAATCAAGCCTCGACAAACCAACCAACATTGGGAGAACGCCGATGA
- a CDS encoding metal ABC transporter permease: MAETGTISELLSVLMLRAGYNTVVVMLGAAALGASAGAIGVFAMLRRRALVADAVAHATLPGVALGFLLAVSLGLPGRSLPFLLTGAALSAIAAALSIQWIASRTRLPEDTAIASVLASFFAFGIVLLTVIQTLKTGGQAGLDIYLLGATAGMLREEAITLAVFSLLVAAAIALLFKELTLISFDSEFARAHGFPVRLLDFAVLALVLAVVVIGLRIVGLVLIVALIVIPPAAARFWTNHAGGMTLLAALIGAASAYFGAAVSAIKPDTPTGAIIVLVAFALLLISVFFGSARGLAIRALGARAERGAAP, encoded by the coding sequence ATGGCTGAGACCGGCACGATAAGCGAACTCCTGTCCGTGCTGATGCTGCGCGCGGGCTACAACACCGTTGTCGTCATGCTCGGCGCAGCGGCGCTCGGCGCTTCCGCGGGAGCCATCGGCGTATTCGCGATGCTGCGGCGGCGCGCGCTGGTTGCCGACGCGGTGGCGCATGCCACCCTGCCCGGCGTCGCACTCGGATTCCTGCTGGCAGTTTCGCTCGGCCTGCCCGGACGCTCGCTACCGTTTCTGCTGACCGGCGCAGCGCTGAGCGCTATCGCCGCCGCGCTCTCGATCCAGTGGATCGCAAGCCGCACGCGCCTGCCCGAAGACACCGCGATTGCGAGCGTACTCGCCAGTTTCTTCGCCTTCGGCATCGTGCTGCTGACCGTCATCCAGACCCTGAAGACCGGCGGACAGGCTGGCCTCGACATTTACTTGCTGGGCGCGACGGCGGGCATGTTGCGTGAGGAAGCGATCACGCTCGCGGTCTTTTCGCTGCTCGTCGCCGCCGCGATTGCGCTGCTTTTCAAGGAACTGACGCTGATTTCTTTTGACAGCGAGTTCGCCCGCGCCCACGGCTTTCCGGTGCGCCTCCTCGACTTCGCCGTGCTCGCGCTGGTGCTGGCGGTCGTCGTCATCGGTTTGCGCATCGTCGGGCTGGTGCTGATCGTCGCGCTCATCGTGATCCCGCCCGCCGCCGCGCGCTTCTGGACCAACCACGCGGGCGGCATGACGCTGCTCGCCGCGTTGATCGGCGCTGCCTCCGCCTATTTCGGCGCGGCCGTCTCCGCGATCAAACCGGACACGCCGACTGGCGCCATCATCGTACTGGTCGCCTTCGCGCTGTTGCTCATCAGCGTATTCTTTGGAAGCGCCCGAGGCCTTGCCATTCGCGCGCTCGGCGCGCGCGCGGAACGCGGTGCCGCGCCATGA
- a CDS encoding arginyltransferase has protein sequence MTKHSRDTPQFFLTSPSACPYLPGRKERKVFTHLVGDRAAEINDVLTHGGFRRSQSIAYRPACEACRACISVRVLVNEFEPSRTFKRALKINTDLLGQVRDTVPSAEQYSLFRQYLDARHADGGMVDMTVLDYAMMVEDSHVRSRLIEYRPRGPDSFITGRGEGPLIAVALTDILSDGLSMVYSFYDPEFARERSLGTFLILNHIERARRMGLPYVYLGYWVDGAKKMDYKKRFLPQERLMQDGWKRYAEPA, from the coding sequence GTGACCAAGCATTCCCGCGATACTCCGCAATTCTTCCTGACCAGCCCTTCCGCATGTCCCTACCTGCCGGGCCGGAAGGAGCGGAAAGTCTTCACGCATCTGGTGGGCGACCGCGCCGCCGAGATCAACGATGTGCTGACGCATGGCGGCTTCCGCCGCTCGCAATCCATCGCCTATCGGCCCGCCTGCGAAGCGTGCCGCGCGTGTATTTCCGTGCGCGTACTGGTCAACGAATTCGAGCCGTCCCGCACCTTCAAGCGCGCCCTGAAAATCAATACCGATCTGTTGGGCCAGGTGCGCGATACAGTGCCCTCCGCCGAGCAGTATTCCCTGTTCCGCCAGTATCTCGATGCGCGCCACGCCGACGGCGGCATGGTCGATATGACCGTGCTGGACTACGCCATGATGGTGGAAGACAGCCACGTTCGCTCGCGGCTGATCGAATATCGCCCGCGCGGGCCAGACAGCTTCATCACCGGCCGCGGCGAAGGCCCGCTGATCGCAGTCGCACTGACCGACATCCTCTCCGACGGTCTTTCGATGGTGTATTCCTTTTACGATCCGGAATTCGCCCGCGAGCGCTCGCTCGGCACCTTCCTGATCCTCAACCACATCGAGCGTGCCCGGCGCATGGGCCTGCCCTACGTCTATCTGGGCTACTGGGTCGATGGCGCGAAGAAGATGGACTACAAGAAGCGCTTCCTGCCGCAGGAACGGCTCATGCAGGACGGCTGGAAACGCTACGCGGAACCGGCATGA